In a genomic window of Infirmifilum sp. NZ:
- the iorA gene encoding indolepyruvate ferredoxin oxidoreductase subunit alpha, with protein MFARIGLILSLDLKIVAKAVISGGPGERRLLLGNEAIARGALEAGISAATAYPGTPSTEIVESLAEVARDYGIYVEWSTNEKVALEVGIGVSMMGLRALVAMKHVGLNVASDPLMSLGYTGVVGGLVIVSADDPNAHSSQNEQDNRIYGIHANIPVFEPSTVQEAKDLTRELYELSEKFRMSVILRTTTRLAHSRSPVVFGELVRHGRGASFHRDPERWALLPPYNLVKHREVLERLEELSKHLSDFKFNSVEEGEEDTAIVVSGVAYNYVKEALEELGVRLPVFKFASVFPLPRGLALKALSYKQVVVVEELEPVLEWQLKILAYDEGMPARIHGKDVLPRVGELNKEIVKAGISRILGIPYEAPPAPVPLVELPRRPPVLCPGCGHRSTYYAVKLAAQRAGVKPVYANDIGCYTLGFYPPYQMADFTWSMGSSIGIGLGIARFGSEPVIAFIGDSTFFHAGIPALINAVYNKTPLLVIVMDNGVTAMTGHQPHPGSGVGAMGEQRPTVRIEDIAKAVGVRFVETVDAYDVTAVRDSVQRALKFLKETGEPAVVISRRPCALLVLRERRRRGESFKRYTVVKEKCINCGICVDRFACPAIVRDTDGKVAILQDMCTGCGVCAAICPAKAIQPKEG; from the coding sequence ATGTTTGCACGAATAGGTTTAATTCTCAGCCTCGACTTAAAGATTGTGGCGAAAGCTGTTATTTCCGGTGGCCCCGGCGAGAGGAGGCTTCTGCTGGGGAACGAGGCGATCGCCAGGGGTGCGCTGGAAGCTGGTATCTCGGCAGCTACAGCTTACCCGGGAACTCCCTCGACAGAGATAGTCGAGTCTCTGGCAGAGGTTGCAAGGGACTATGGGATCTACGTTGAGTGGAGCACGAACGAGAAGGTGGCGCTCGAGGTCGGTATAGGTGTGTCAATGATGGGCCTCAGGGCGCTCGTCGCCATGAAGCACGTAGGGTTGAATGTGGCGTCTGACCCTCTCATGAGCCTCGGGTACACAGGAGTCGTGGGCGGCCTCGTGATCGTCAGCGCTGACGACCCGAACGCCCATAGTAGCCAGAACGAGCAGGATAACAGGATATACGGGATACACGCCAACATCCCCGTCTTTGAGCCATCCACGGTGCAGGAGGCCAAGGACCTTACGAGGGAGCTCTACGAGCTATCGGAGAAGTTCCGGATGAGCGTGATCCTCAGGACAACGACGAGGCTCGCCCACAGCAGATCCCCCGTGGTCTTCGGCGAGTTAGTGAGGCATGGTAGAGGGGCTTCGTTTCACAGAGACCCCGAGAGGTGGGCGCTACTACCTCCCTACAATTTGGTGAAGCACAGAGAGGTCCTTGAGAGGCTTGAAGAGCTTTCCAAGCACCTCTCTGACTTCAAGTTCAACTCAGTTGAAGAGGGTGAGGAAGACACCGCCATCGTGGTCTCAGGCGTCGCCTACAACTACGTTAAGGAAGCTCTTGAAGAGCTGGGCGTCAGGCTGCCTGTATTCAAGTTCGCCTCAGTTTTCCCTCTACCTCGCGGGCTCGCGCTGAAGGCGCTCTCCTACAAGCAGGTTGTCGTGGTGGAAGAGCTCGAGCCTGTGTTGGAGTGGCAGTTGAAGATTCTCGCATACGATGAAGGCATGCCTGCGAGAATTCACGGTAAGGACGTCCTCCCGCGGGTCGGGGAGCTAAACAAGGAGATTGTGAAAGCGGGCATATCGAGGATCCTAGGCATACCCTACGAGGCTCCTCCAGCACCAGTCCCGCTGGTGGAGCTCCCGAGGCGACCCCCGGTCCTATGCCCAGGCTGCGGCCATAGGTCCACCTACTACGCTGTTAAGCTTGCGGCTCAGCGTGCAGGTGTGAAGCCGGTGTACGCTAACGACATTGGTTGCTACACTCTGGGCTTTTACCCGCCCTACCAGATGGCCGACTTCACGTGGAGCATGGGGTCATCTATAGGGATAGGGCTCGGGATCGCGAGGTTCGGCAGCGAGCCTGTTATAGCGTTCATCGGCGACTCCACATTCTTCCATGCGGGAATCCCGGCGCTGATCAACGCCGTTTACAACAAAACACCCCTGCTCGTCATCGTCATGGACAACGGCGTGACTGCTATGACGGGCCACCAGCCCCACCCTGGCTCTGGAGTAGGGGCGATGGGCGAGCAGAGGCCTACCGTGCGCATCGAGGACATCGCGAAAGCCGTGGGAGTGAGGTTTGTGGAGACGGTCGACGCGTACGATGTTACCGCTGTGAGAGACTCGGTTCAGCGTGCCCTCAAGTTCTTGAAAGAGACGGGTGAGCCAGCAGTGGTGATCTCCAGGCGGCCCTGCGCACTTCTCGTGCTACGCGAGAGGAGGCGTAGAGGAGAGTCCTTCAAGCGTTACACCGTTGTGAAGGAGAAGTGCATCAACTGCGGGATATGCGTTGACAGGTTTGCGTGCCCAGCTATCGTGCGAGATACTGATGGGAAAGTCGCGATATTGCAGGACATGTGTACCGGTTGCGGGGTCTGCGCTGCGATATGCCCGGCTAAAGCCATTCAGCCGAAGGAGGGGTGA
- a CDS encoding NAD(P)/FAD-dependent oxidoreductase, producing MDYDVIILGGGSAGLQAARSIAEIAGQLSVLLIEEDAQVGFPEHCTGLVSLSGIEKALRLNPEQVAMNYVRGAHIVSPSGFRLTVEKEARVAAVVDRPLYEQKLFDIVSRRADVVLGVKAEIDGVSVKIGTKRLRARYLVDARGLRSLVSRKPDARRWVLPALQYDIQVYSAETDYVYIFLGSKLSHGFFAWAVPLDEERYRIGVASKGMVLTRIRYLLRRLERLTDGEVRPRALRKVIGGGVYTGGLADQVKGNVFYIGDSAGQTKPTTGGGLVYHSTAALLLAKALKACEPRAYSAGVKRALGMEISGQRFLRRVLNRIPDGQLDYILMSVKEIGGEEIISRHGHMDEQMRVMLNLGWEILRKRPELYLSILRSLFYAIVS from the coding sequence ATGGACTACGACGTAATTATACTTGGTGGAGGCTCCGCAGGCCTCCAAGCGGCAAGGAGCATAGCTGAAATCGCGGGGCAGCTCAGCGTCCTGCTAATTGAGGAAGACGCACAGGTAGGCTTTCCGGAGCACTGCACGGGCCTCGTTAGCCTCAGCGGCATCGAGAAAGCCCTGCGGCTAAACCCGGAGCAGGTAGCCATGAACTACGTTCGCGGGGCACACATAGTCTCGCCGAGCGGTTTTAGACTGACTGTTGAGAAGGAAGCGCGCGTAGCCGCAGTTGTCGACCGGCCCCTCTACGAGCAAAAACTCTTCGACATCGTCTCTAGAAGAGCCGACGTCGTGCTAGGGGTTAAGGCTGAGATAGACGGTGTCTCCGTAAAAATCGGCACTAAACGGCTGAGAGCGAGGTACCTTGTAGATGCCAGAGGTTTAAGGAGTCTCGTGTCTCGGAAGCCTGATGCTCGCAGGTGGGTTCTACCAGCCCTCCAGTACGATATACAAGTTTACAGCGCGGAGACTGACTACGTGTACATCTTTCTGGGCTCGAAGCTCTCGCACGGCTTCTTCGCCTGGGCCGTCCCCCTCGACGAGGAGAGATACAGGATCGGGGTAGCATCAAAAGGCATGGTGCTTACGAGGATAAGGTACCTCCTACGCCGCTTAGAGCGGCTCACGGACGGGGAAGTACGCCCTAGAGCGTTGCGGAAAGTTATAGGAGGGGGAGTCTACACGGGAGGGCTCGCGGATCAGGTTAAGGGTAACGTTTTCTACATTGGGGACTCGGCTGGGCAGACAAAACCCACAACCGGAGGGGGGCTGGTATACCACTCCACAGCGGCTCTGCTACTGGCTAAGGCCCTCAAAGCGTGTGAGCCGCGCGCGTACTCTGCTGGCGTAAAGAGAGCGCTTGGGATGGAGATCTCAGGTCAGCGTTTCTTGAGGAGAGTCCTTAACAGAATACCTGATGGGCAGCTGGACTATATTCTGATGAGCGTTAAAGAGATCGGTGGGGAGGAGATTATCTCGCGCCACGGTCACATGGATGAACAGATGCGCGTGATGCTGAACCTCGGGTGGGAGATTCTGAGAAAGAGGCCTGAGCTCTACCTGTCAATACTTAGGTCCCTTTTTTATGCTATCGTATCCTAG
- a CDS encoding indolepyruvate oxidoreductase subunit beta, whose translation MVKRSVIIAGVGGQGLITIGSILGEALAARGYNVSVGEVHGLSQRGGSVVVFLKYGDGAVSPIVTQSEGDVLVGLELIEAVRRLPLMKKDGVVVVNDFLLPPPGSKTVPARDELLAALPRGNTYVLDARELALRAGSDIALNMVMLGAVVATGVLDLESSEVEGVLSKRFKGEFLKINLQALRLGYDSIKKGPKY comes from the coding sequence GTGGTCAAGAGAAGCGTCATAATTGCGGGTGTCGGCGGCCAGGGCTTGATCACCATCGGGAGTATTCTCGGCGAGGCACTAGCGGCAAGAGGCTACAACGTCAGCGTAGGAGAGGTTCACGGCCTCTCTCAGCGAGGAGGGTCGGTAGTCGTCTTCCTCAAGTACGGCGACGGGGCTGTGTCTCCCATAGTCACGCAGAGCGAGGGAGACGTCCTGGTGGGGCTTGAGCTGATCGAAGCTGTTAGACGCCTGCCCTTGATGAAAAAAGACGGGGTTGTAGTAGTCAACGACTTCCTTCTCCCACCCCCGGGTTCGAAGACCGTGCCCGCACGCGACGAACTTCTGGCCGCTCTTCCACGCGGGAACACCTACGTTCTGGACGCCCGGGAGCTAGCGCTTAGAGCTGGGTCAGACATAGCTTTGAACATGGTCATGCTCGGAGCCGTTGTCGCCACCGGGGTGCTCGACTTAGAGTCTTCTGAGGTAGAGGGGGTCCTTTCGAAGAGGTTCAAGGGGGAATTCCTGAAAATAAATCTCCAAGCGCTTAGGCTAGGATACGATAGCATAAAAAAGGGACCTAAGTATTGA